From Myxococcales bacterium, the proteins below share one genomic window:
- a CDS encoding sigma-54-dependent Fis family transcriptional regulator — MASRGRILIVDDEANARAALSEILHDEGYVTETAADGFKALGKLEDFQPDVILTDLKMPGLDGLAFMEKARAASPLTVFVVMTAFGTISSAVSAIKLGAENYLTKPLDYEALSAVVERAMEKARLLEETSRLRDRLRERNAFGHIVSADPKTQAVLDLVSQVGPSKASVLITGESGTGKELIAEAVCAASPRADKPFVRLHCAALSESLLESELFGHERGAFTGAFGRREGRFKQADGGTLFLDEIGEISPSTQVKLLRVLQEKSFERVGGNETLKVDVRVIAATNRDLLAASKAGTFREDLFYRLNVIAIDLPPLRSRPADIPALASFFLGKYARENGRPIDGFSDEAREILVKYEWPGNVRELENAVERAVVLCDGPRIEKRHLPVQIVPREVRGGPPEIPGSTIADLERYAILQTLEACGGSTSKAALVLGISPRKIQYKLHEYSGGPAPSSRS, encoded by the coding sequence ATGGCGAGCCGTGGGCGGATCCTCATCGTGGACGACGAAGCGAATGCAAGGGCGGCGCTCAGCGAGATCCTTCACGACGAGGGGTACGTGACCGAGACCGCGGCCGACGGGTTCAAGGCCCTCGGCAAGCTCGAGGACTTCCAGCCCGACGTGATCCTGACCGATCTGAAGATGCCCGGCCTCGATGGCCTCGCCTTCATGGAAAAGGCACGCGCCGCGTCGCCGCTCACGGTGTTCGTGGTCATGACCGCGTTCGGCACCATCTCGAGCGCCGTGTCCGCCATCAAGCTCGGCGCCGAAAACTACCTGACGAAGCCGCTCGACTACGAGGCCCTCTCCGCCGTGGTCGAGCGCGCCATGGAGAAGGCGCGGCTCCTCGAGGAGACGTCGCGTCTCCGGGATCGCCTCCGCGAGCGCAACGCCTTCGGGCACATCGTCTCCGCCGACCCGAAGACCCAGGCCGTGCTCGATCTGGTCTCCCAGGTCGGCCCCAGCAAGGCGAGCGTGCTCATCACCGGCGAGAGCGGCACCGGCAAGGAGCTCATCGCCGAGGCCGTCTGCGCCGCGAGCCCGCGGGCGGACAAGCCTTTCGTCCGTCTCCACTGCGCGGCCCTCTCGGAGTCGCTGCTCGAGAGCGAGCTGTTCGGCCACGAGCGCGGCGCGTTCACGGGCGCGTTCGGGCGGCGCGAAGGGCGCTTCAAACAAGCCGACGGCGGCACGCTCTTCCTCGACGAGATCGGCGAGATCTCGCCGAGCACCCAGGTGAAGCTCTTGCGCGTGCTGCAAGAGAAGTCGTTCGAGCGCGTCGGCGGCAACGAGACCTTGAAGGTCGACGTGCGCGTCATCGCCGCCACGAACCGCGATCTCTTGGCCGCCTCGAAGGCCGGCACGTTCCGCGAGGACCTCTTCTACCGGCTCAACGTCATCGCCATCGACCTGCCGCCCCTCCGGTCGCGCCCCGCCGACATCCCCGCGCTCGCGAGCTTCTTTCTCGGCAAGTACGCGCGCGAGAACGGCCGCCCCATCGACGGCTTCTCGGACGAGGCCCGCGAGATCCTCGTGAAGTACGAGTGGCCCGGGAACGTGCGGGAGCTCGAGAACGCGGTCGAGCGCGCCGTCGTCCTGTGCGATGGCCCGCGCATCGAGAAGCGTCACCTGCCGGTGCAGATCGTCCCCCGCGAGGTCCGCGGCGGTCCGCCCGAGATCCCCGGCTCCACGATCGCCGACCTCGAGCGCTACGCCATCTTGCAGACGCTCGAAGCGTGTGGCGGGTCTACCTCCAAGGCCGCGCTGGTGCTGGGGATTTCGCCGCGCAAGATCCAGTACAAGCTGCACGAGTACTCGGGCGGCCCGGCGCCCTCGTCGCGCAGCTGA
- a CDS encoding cation-transporting P-type ATPase: protein MSQGESKRPSSSGDEPFHTGSVDALLDRLGVAAASGLSSEEARRRLAEGGPNELPEPPSPSAVRRFFAQFANPIVGTLLVAGVVAVLNGANAREAGAVERWGDAFAIVLIVGLNAVLGFVQERRAEAALEALKKMQSPSARVVRDGDTRGIEAREVVVGDVLELEAGDAVPADARLVLAVDLSVEEASLTGESVPAAKDARATLEADAPLGDRSTMLFVGTSVVRGRARAVVVATGVGTELGKLSRLMSSPAESRTPLEVRLEAFGKRILWACIVLSVAIFAFGLYLAKETWQEVLLGAVSLAVAAIPEGLPAITTITLALGMQRMAKRGAIVRKLAAVETLGSATVICTDKTGTLTQNEMTVRVVHCGGRTYDVSGVGYSAKGDLVDAEGAVADLDFPPLRNLLASVVLANTAKLETAEGEQVRVVGDPTEGALLTLAAKAGAPRESVLPGHPIVREIPFDSDRKRMTVVTLDARGREVVHTKGSCDVLLPLCVAVETERGVVPLGDEGRAELQALADRMSEKALRVLAVARRERARGSDDDGAPSDVEQRLTFVGLVGMIDPPREGVREAVRACAEAEVRAVMITGDHKLTAMAIARELGLWDAKARALTGAEVEVLSDAALAEAVDDVRVFARVTAEQKLRIVRAFKARGHVVAMTGDGVNDAPALREAHIGIAMGRNGTDVARAAADMVLADDNFATIVEAVREGRAIWRNIQKFIFFLLSSNAGLVVTVFASSLGPHLPPLRPLMILWINLVTNGLPALALGVDPPDATQMMEPPRKPESGLLGRREYVGIATVGLVMGGLGLACYFVPWALPEGTSRLAYGRAMAFSVLALSPLVHAFSCRSPTRSIAVLRPLVPKALLGAVVLSAAIHLVAVLVPTLNEVFHTYPLSPAHWGILAAFAVVIVPVMEVLKVVSRALTARRGRGHGF, encoded by the coding sequence GTGAGCCAAGGCGAATCGAAGCGACCCTCGTCGAGCGGCGACGAACCCTTTCACACGGGGTCGGTCGACGCGCTCCTCGATCGGCTCGGCGTCGCTGCGGCGTCGGGCCTCTCGTCCGAAGAGGCTCGTCGGAGGCTCGCCGAAGGGGGGCCGAACGAGCTCCCCGAGCCGCCCTCTCCGAGCGCGGTGCGGCGCTTCTTCGCGCAGTTCGCGAACCCCATCGTCGGCACGTTGCTCGTCGCCGGCGTGGTCGCCGTTCTGAATGGGGCGAACGCGCGCGAGGCGGGCGCGGTCGAGCGATGGGGCGACGCCTTCGCCATCGTGCTCATCGTCGGGTTGAACGCCGTCCTCGGCTTCGTCCAAGAGCGGCGCGCCGAGGCCGCGCTCGAGGCGCTCAAGAAGATGCAGTCCCCGTCCGCGCGGGTCGTGCGCGACGGAGACACCCGTGGGATCGAGGCGCGCGAGGTCGTCGTCGGTGACGTGCTCGAGCTCGAGGCCGGCGATGCCGTGCCCGCCGACGCGCGGCTCGTCCTGGCCGTGGACCTGTCGGTCGAGGAGGCCTCGCTCACGGGCGAGTCCGTCCCCGCCGCGAAAGACGCGCGCGCGACGCTCGAGGCCGACGCGCCGCTCGGGGATCGGTCGACGATGCTCTTCGTGGGCACGTCGGTCGTGCGGGGGCGCGCGCGTGCCGTCGTCGTGGCGACCGGAGTCGGGACCGAGCTCGGCAAGCTGTCGCGCCTCATGAGCTCTCCCGCCGAGTCGCGGACGCCGCTCGAGGTGCGCCTCGAGGCCTTCGGCAAGCGCATCTTGTGGGCGTGCATCGTGCTCTCGGTGGCCATCTTCGCGTTCGGTCTCTACCTCGCCAAGGAGACGTGGCAAGAGGTGCTGCTCGGCGCAGTGAGCCTCGCGGTCGCGGCGATTCCTGAAGGGTTACCAGCGATTACGACCATCACTTTGGCCCTCGGCATGCAGCGCATGGCCAAACGTGGTGCCATCGTCCGCAAGCTCGCGGCGGTCGAGACCCTCGGGAGCGCGACGGTGATCTGCACCGACAAGACGGGCACGCTCACCCAGAACGAAATGACCGTTCGTGTCGTCCACTGCGGTGGAAGGACGTACGACGTGTCGGGGGTGGGGTACTCGGCGAAAGGCGATCTCGTCGACGCGGAAGGTGCCGTCGCCGATCTCGACTTTCCGCCGCTCAGGAACCTTCTCGCGAGCGTCGTCCTCGCCAACACGGCCAAGCTCGAGACCGCGGAAGGCGAGCAGGTGCGCGTCGTGGGGGACCCGACCGAGGGTGCGCTGCTCACCCTCGCCGCGAAGGCCGGCGCGCCGCGGGAGTCCGTGCTCCCGGGGCACCCGATCGTCCGCGAGATCCCCTTCGACAGCGATCGCAAACGCATGACCGTCGTCACGCTCGACGCCCGCGGGCGTGAGGTCGTGCACACGAAGGGGAGCTGCGACGTCCTCCTGCCCCTCTGCGTGGCGGTCGAGACCGAGCGCGGCGTCGTGCCGCTCGGCGACGAAGGTCGCGCGGAGCTCCAGGCGCTCGCCGATCGCATGAGCGAGAAGGCCCTCCGCGTGCTCGCCGTGGCGCGTCGTGAGCGAGCGAGGGGCTCCGACGACGACGGCGCTCCTTCGGACGTGGAGCAGAGGCTCACCTTCGTCGGTCTCGTGGGCATGATCGATCCTCCGAGGGAGGGCGTTCGCGAGGCCGTGCGCGCCTGCGCCGAGGCCGAGGTGCGCGCGGTGATGATCACCGGGGACCACAAGCTCACCGCGATGGCGATCGCGCGAGAGCTCGGCCTCTGGGACGCGAAGGCGCGCGCGCTCACGGGCGCCGAGGTCGAGGTCTTGAGCGACGCCGCCCTCGCCGAGGCGGTCGACGACGTTCGTGTGTTCGCCCGTGTCACGGCCGAGCAGAAGCTCCGCATCGTGCGCGCGTTCAAGGCGCGGGGTCATGTCGTCGCCATGACCGGGGACGGCGTCAACGACGCCCCCGCGCTCCGCGAGGCGCACATCGGGATCGCAATGGGCCGAAACGGCACGGACGTAGCCCGCGCCGCCGCCGACATGGTCCTCGCCGACGACAACTTCGCGACGATCGTCGAGGCCGTGCGAGAGGGGCGCGCGATCTGGCGCAACATCCAGAAGTTCATCTTCTTCCTCCTCTCGTCGAACGCGGGCCTCGTCGTCACGGTGTTCGCGAGCTCCCTCGGGCCTCACCTCCCGCCGCTCCGTCCCCTCATGATCCTCTGGATCAACTTGGTCACGAACGGTCTCCCTGCGCTCGCCCTCGGCGTCGATCCTCCCGACGCGACCCAGATGATGGAGCCTCCGCGCAAGCCCGAGTCCGGGCTGCTCGGTCGGCGCGAGTACGTGGGCATCGCGACGGTGGGGCTCGTGATGGGGGGCCTCGGTCTCGCCTGCTACTTCGTGCCTTGGGCCTTGCCCGAGGGCACCTCGCGCCTCGCGTACGGTCGGGCGATGGCGTTCTCCGTGCTCGCGCTCTCCCCGCTCGTGCACGCGTTCTCGTGCCGCTCTCCGACCCGGTCGATTGCCGTGCTACGCCCGCTCGTCCCGAAGGCGCTGCTCGGAGCCGTCGTCCTGTCGGCCGCCATCCATCTCGTCGCCGTCCTCGTGCCCACGCTGAACGAGGTCTTCCACACCTACCCGCTCTCGCCGGCGCACTGGGGCATCCTCGCGGCGTTCGCCGTCGTCATCGTGCCGGTCATGGAGGTGCTGAAGGTCGTCTCGCGCGCGCTCACCGCCCGTCGAGGGCGCGGCCATGGATTCTAA
- a CDS encoding sigma 54-interacting transcriptional regulator, whose amino-acid sequence MENTIVAKGRLEVRGGTLTVKKGVGNKPHLEIGPEITVIGRNEACDLVLDDKRVSAVHVELVATERGVRVRDLGSRNGTFLGDTRIGEVYLLKPTLFTVGESLLEFSPTGPETVDIPDVAGFGPLVGSSAGMRAVFERCRKAAPTELTVLILGETGCGKELVAQAIHQASNRANKPFVVVDCGAIPPSLAESALFGHERGSFTGAVDKRVSPFVEADGGTIFLDELGELPVDVQPKLLRALAEQRIKSVGSNNYRPVNVRVIAATRRDLVREVNAGTFRSDLYFRVAQLRVELPPLRERLEDIPALVRKMMTDIGDKDAYGRITSDSLERLMRHDWPGNVRELRNVVSVALAFGREGPLDLAQHLAPLVASSDSTPTRGRTFQDAKRDVLARFEREYFTALYAECSGNVSEIGRRAAMERAHVRGYLRRHGIGDPKANG is encoded by the coding sequence GTGGAAAACACCATCGTCGCCAAGGGGCGCCTGGAAGTCCGGGGCGGCACACTGACGGTCAAGAAGGGCGTAGGCAACAAGCCTCACCTCGAAATCGGGCCGGAAATTACCGTGATCGGCCGCAACGAGGCGTGTGATCTCGTGCTCGACGACAAGCGCGTCAGCGCCGTGCACGTCGAGCTCGTGGCCACCGAGCGAGGGGTCCGCGTGCGCGACCTCGGCTCGCGGAACGGCACGTTCCTCGGGGATACGCGCATCGGCGAGGTCTACCTCCTCAAGCCGACGCTCTTCACCGTGGGTGAGTCGCTCCTCGAGTTCTCCCCGACGGGCCCCGAGACGGTCGACATCCCCGACGTCGCCGGCTTCGGTCCGCTCGTCGGCTCGAGCGCCGGGATGCGCGCCGTGTTCGAGCGTTGCCGCAAGGCCGCTCCCACCGAGCTCACCGTGCTCATCCTGGGCGAGACGGGCTGTGGCAAGGAGCTCGTCGCCCAGGCGATCCACCAGGCCTCGAACCGCGCGAACAAACCCTTCGTGGTCGTCGACTGCGGCGCCATCCCGCCGTCTCTCGCCGAGTCGGCCCTGTTCGGCCACGAGCGCGGCAGCTTCACTGGCGCGGTCGACAAACGCGTGTCTCCGTTCGTCGAGGCCGACGGCGGCACCATCTTCCTCGACGAGCTCGGCGAGCTCCCGGTCGACGTGCAGCCGAAGCTCCTCCGCGCGCTCGCCGAGCAGCGCATCAAGAGCGTCGGCTCGAACAACTACCGCCCCGTGAACGTCCGGGTCATCGCCGCGACCCGCCGAGATCTCGTGCGCGAGGTCAACGCCGGCACGTTCCGGAGCGACTTGTACTTCCGTGTCGCGCAGCTCCGCGTCGAGCTGCCGCCGCTCCGCGAGCGCCTCGAGGACATCCCGGCCCTCGTCCGCAAGATGATGACCGACATCGGCGACAAGGACGCGTACGGGCGCATCACCAGCGACTCGCTCGAGCGCCTCATGCGCCACGACTGGCCGGGCAACGTCCGCGAGCTCCGCAACGTCGTGTCCGTCGCGCTCGCGTTCGGTCGTGAAGGGCCGCTCGACCTCGCCCAGCACCTCGCGCCGCTCGTCGCCTCGAGCGACTCGACGCCCACCCGGGGGCGCACCTTCCAAGACGCGAAACGCGACGTGCTCGCCCGCTTCGAGCGCGAGTACTTCACGGCGCTCTACGCCGAGTGCAGCGGCAACGTGAGCGAGATCGGCCGCAGGGCCGCGATGGAGCGAGCGCACGTGCGCGGCTACCTCCGCCGTCACGGCATCGGCGACCCCAAAGCCAACGGCTGA
- a CDS encoding PspA/IM30 family protein produces MGIFSRLAQLIKSNLNDLISKSEDPEKMLNQIVLDMNNQLVEAKKQVAASIADEKRLAKQYEQEAANAAEWERRAMMALRAGNEELAKEALSRKKEHDQLAQTFNDQWSKQKASVDQLKRALRMLNDKIEEAKRKKNVLVARKKRAEAQKAIQETMHGLKDQSAFETFDRMSAKIDQLEAEAEAGAELQEEYTGDSLAHKFQSLERDAGAEDELAALKRKMGLAPAEAPQAPQESVQARVQAPAAPPSVSASKEEDELAAALEEMEAEATGQARKAR; encoded by the coding sequence ATGGGAATTTTTAGCCGTCTGGCGCAGCTCATTAAGTCGAATCTCAACGATCTGATCAGCAAATCCGAGGACCCGGAGAAGATGCTGAACCAGATCGTTTTGGACATGAACAACCAGCTCGTCGAGGCGAAGAAGCAGGTCGCCGCGTCGATCGCGGACGAGAAGCGCCTCGCGAAGCAGTACGAACAAGAGGCCGCGAACGCCGCCGAGTGGGAGCGCCGCGCGATGATGGCCCTGCGCGCCGGGAACGAGGAGCTCGCCAAAGAGGCTCTCTCCCGCAAAAAAGAGCACGATCAGCTCGCGCAGACCTTCAACGACCAGTGGTCGAAACAGAAGGCGTCCGTCGATCAGCTGAAGCGCGCCCTCCGCATGCTGAACGACAAGATCGAGGAAGCGAAGCGCAAGAAGAACGTGCTCGTCGCGCGGAAGAAGCGCGCCGAGGCCCAGAAGGCGATCCAGGAGACCATGCACGGCCTCAAGGATCAGAGCGCCTTCGAGACGTTCGATCGCATGTCGGCCAAGATCGACCAGCTCGAGGCCGAGGCCGAGGCCGGCGCGGAGCTCCAAGAGGAGTACACGGGCGACAGCTTGGCGCACAAATTCCAGAGCCTCGAGCGCGACGCGGGCGCCGAGGACGAGCTCGCGGCGCTCAAGCGCAAGATGGGCCTCGCGCCCGCCGAGGCGCCTCAGGCTCCGCAAGAGTCGGTGCAGGCGCGCGTGCAGGCTCCCGCGGCGCCTCCGTCGGTGTCGGCCTCCAAGGAAGAGGACGAGCTCGCCGCGGCGCTCGAAGAGATGGAGGCCGAGGCCACGGGGCAGGCGCGAAAGGCGCGCTGA
- a CDS encoding ABC transporter ATP-binding protein, translated as MSQSPVVLSVVELSKTFKKPFSGKEVHAVRKVSFEVRRGEIFGFLGPNGAGKTTTIKMLTGLIHPTGGKASLLGLPVPSPEAMGRVGFLPENPYVYPYLTPREFVTLAGRLNDVPGKVLATRVPEVLDRVGVLYAIDRPVRALSKGMLQRVGFAAALVHDPEMLLLDEPMSGLDPVGRKEVRDLIVDEQRNGRTVIFSSHILSDVEMLCDRVTILKKGEVIVSGTMSELVGQGGHVSEVTLGDASDALLDALKEQGFSPRSLGKSWALEADGDEKVRGVLKAALDAGARVESVVPKRETLEDIFVRRAL; from the coding sequence ATGAGCCAAAGCCCCGTCGTTCTCTCGGTCGTCGAGCTCTCGAAGACGTTCAAGAAGCCGTTCTCCGGCAAAGAGGTTCACGCGGTTCGAAAGGTCTCTTTCGAGGTGCGTCGAGGCGAAATCTTCGGCTTTCTCGGCCCGAACGGCGCCGGCAAAACGACGACCATCAAGATGCTCACGGGCCTCATCCACCCGACGGGAGGGAAGGCCTCGCTGCTGGGGCTCCCCGTCCCGTCGCCCGAGGCGATGGGGCGCGTGGGTTTCCTCCCCGAAAACCCTTATGTTTACCCGTACTTGACGCCTCGTGAGTTCGTCACCCTCGCCGGCCGCCTGAACGACGTCCCCGGCAAGGTCCTCGCGACGCGGGTGCCCGAGGTGCTCGATCGCGTCGGGGTGCTCTACGCGATCGACCGGCCGGTCCGCGCGCTCTCGAAGGGCATGCTCCAACGCGTGGGCTTCGCGGCCGCCCTCGTGCACGACCCCGAGATGCTCCTCCTCGACGAGCCCATGAGCGGCCTGGACCCGGTGGGGCGCAAGGAGGTCCGCGACCTCATCGTCGACGAGCAGAGGAACGGTCGGACGGTCATCTTCTCGAGCCACATCCTCAGCGACGTCGAGATGCTCTGCGACAGGGTGACCATCCTCAAGAAGGGAGAGGTCATCGTGTCGGGCACGATGAGCGAGCTCGTCGGCCAGGGTGGGCACGTCTCGGAGGTCACCCTCGGGGACGCGAGCGACGCCCTCCTCGACGCGCTCAAGGAGCAAGGGTTTTCGCCTCGATCCCTCGGAAAATCGTGGGCCCTCGAGGCCGACGGCGACGAGAAGGTCCGGGGTGTGCTGAAGGCCGCCCTCGACGCGGGGGCGCGGGTCGAGAGCGTCGTCCCGAAGCGCGAGACCCTCGAGGACATCTTCGTGCGGAGGGCGCTGTAG
- a CDS encoding CesT family type III secretion system chaperone, with translation MRTEKDVEAYLTKMNRRYSPLDKHGTYVLRAASDSMPPIALHVEPPLVVTRVNVGQAPKEDTAAFYKTLLSLNASTLVHTSFGIEDDNIVLTSALELENLDYNELEALLDEIDVTLAEEVPSLAALAEKSKPAS, from the coding sequence ATGCGTACGGAGAAAGACGTCGAGGCGTACCTCACGAAGATGAACCGGCGGTATTCGCCGCTCGACAAACACGGCACCTACGTGCTGCGCGCCGCGAGCGACTCGATGCCGCCCATCGCCCTCCACGTCGAGCCGCCGCTCGTCGTGACCCGCGTCAACGTGGGGCAGGCGCCGAAAGAGGACACGGCCGCGTTCTACAAGACGCTCCTCTCGCTCAACGCGAGCACGCTCGTCCACACGAGCTTCGGAATCGAGGACGACAACATCGTGCTCACGAGCGCGCTCGAGCTCGAGAACCTCGACTACAACGAGCTCGAGGCCCTGCTCGACGAGATCGACGTCACGCTGGCCGAAGAGGTGCCGAGCCTCGCCGCGCTGGCCGAGAAATCGAAGCCGGCGAGCTGA
- a CDS encoding serine/threonine protein kinase: MVAKTSPVPRAPRLPSLSKYEVLGELGHGGMATVYRAHDRRLGRDVAVKLLHAHLRDSSEVAARFSTEARAVAKLRHPNIVEVYDVSGDDDDEQFLVVELVRGPSLRRLLADRGALPPEVGVAIVLDVLAALASAHDSGVVHRDVKPENVLIEHRPAPREGAGSERDSGDLSGGRVRVKLTDFGIAKLLDAQGVTSTGQVLGSPAHMAPEQIEGVEVDERADVFGAGVLLYECIVGHLPFEGQNPAQVLRRVLEGIYGAAEQERPVVGAVLSRICDRALAREPEGRYASVRAMHEVLSAELERLGITDPRAEVEAYLDDPEGYEVAHASRMVERLRALGDAARARGDALASAADYNRALAFAPHDAKLLRLVTGLRRSGERRALALRILPMVLVSVCVCGASFGLTRALRARRTEVPVVPTTASVAPSIVAEVPSAPPVREVASVTRPPARPTVVLPKPSAAPKVRQLGFASVVPAQGVLVSIDGTPAGDVSTDRQIPIDDKPHELVFSCRSNLCVPDKRVVSGGDVPVRLEVALRIRDAQVLVEGRPDHSYGIDKRPGTIFRAGSTVNVPMPIGGPGFEDAYVVELESQRKVRVQLKGGSLARAVFPAE; the protein is encoded by the coding sequence ATGGTGGCGAAGACGAGCCCGGTTCCTCGCGCTCCGCGGCTCCCCTCCCTCTCGAAGTACGAGGTGCTGGGGGAGCTCGGACACGGCGGCATGGCCACGGTTTACCGTGCCCACGATCGGCGCCTCGGGCGTGACGTCGCGGTCAAGCTCCTCCACGCCCACCTCCGCGACTCGTCCGAGGTCGCGGCGCGGTTCTCGACGGAGGCGCGCGCCGTCGCGAAGCTCCGCCACCCGAACATCGTCGAGGTCTACGACGTCTCCGGCGACGACGACGACGAGCAGTTCCTCGTGGTCGAGCTCGTACGGGGCCCGAGCCTGCGCAGGCTGCTCGCCGACCGGGGGGCGCTCCCGCCCGAGGTGGGCGTCGCCATCGTGCTCGACGTGCTCGCGGCGCTCGCGAGCGCTCACGACTCGGGCGTGGTTCACCGCGACGTGAAGCCCGAGAACGTCCTCATCGAGCACCGCCCAGCGCCGCGCGAGGGCGCGGGCTCGGAGCGTGACTCGGGAGATCTCTCGGGGGGGCGGGTACGTGTAAAGCTCACCGACTTCGGGATCGCGAAGCTGCTCGACGCGCAGGGGGTCACCTCGACCGGCCAGGTGCTCGGGAGCCCGGCGCACATGGCGCCCGAGCAGATCGAGGGGGTCGAGGTCGACGAGCGCGCCGACGTGTTCGGCGCCGGCGTGCTGCTCTACGAGTGCATCGTGGGGCACTTGCCGTTCGAGGGGCAGAACCCCGCTCAGGTGCTCCGACGGGTGCTCGAGGGGATCTACGGCGCGGCCGAGCAAGAGCGCCCCGTGGTCGGGGCCGTGCTCTCGCGCATCTGCGATCGGGCGCTCGCGAGGGAGCCCGAAGGGCGATACGCGAGCGTGCGGGCCATGCACGAGGTGCTGTCGGCGGAGCTCGAGCGCCTCGGGATCACCGACCCGCGCGCCGAGGTCGAAGCGTACCTCGACGACCCCGAAGGGTACGAGGTCGCCCACGCCTCACGCATGGTCGAGCGGCTCCGCGCCCTGGGAGACGCCGCGCGTGCCCGCGGAGATGCCCTGGCTTCGGCGGCCGACTACAACCGCGCGCTCGCCTTCGCGCCGCACGACGCGAAGCTCCTGCGGCTCGTCACGGGGCTCCGGCGTTCGGGGGAGCGTAGGGCGCTCGCCCTGCGGATCCTCCCGATGGTGCTCGTGAGTGTGTGTGTGTGTGGTGCGTCGTTCGGGCTCACGCGGGCGCTTCGCGCTCGACGTACGGAGGTCCCGGTGGTGCCCACCACGGCCTCCGTGGCGCCGAGCATCGTCGCCGAGGTCCCCAGTGCTCCGCCCGTTCGTGAGGTCGCTTCGGTGACGCGCCCCCCCGCGCGTCCGACCGTCGTTCTCCCGAAGCCCTCGGCGGCCCCGAAGGTGCGGCAGCTCGGCTTCGCGAGCGTGGTCCCGGCGCAGGGGGTGCTCGTGTCGATCGACGGGACGCCCGCCGGGGACGTGTCGACCGATCGGCAGATCCCGATCGACGACAAGCCCCACGAGCTCGTCTTCTCGTGCCGCTCGAACCTCTGCGTTCCGGACAAGCGCGTCGTTTCCGGCGGCGATGTCCCGGTCCGCCTCGAGGTGGCCCTACGCATCCGAGACGCGCAGGTCCTCGTCGAAGGCAGGCCCGACCACTCGTACGGCATCGACAAGCGCCCCGGCACCATCTTTCGGGCCGGCTCCACGGTCAACGTGCCGATGCCCATCGGCGGCCCCGGCTTCGAGGATGCGTACGTCGTCGAGCTCGAGAGCCAGCGCAAGGTGAGGGTACAGCTGAAAGGCGGCTCCCTCGCCCGCGCCGTCTTTCCCGCCGAGTGA
- a CDS encoding sigma-70 family RNA polymerase sigma factor produces the protein MARAHEEEELDTLMARLATGDRAAFDPLFRALHPRAVRFARARVAPSVAEDAAQSALLKVFARASEFSPGRPVLPWFYAVCTNEIRGEARRSRSSRSADEREAHGVPSGDASAEEALLRAELEAALAVAVEELDGPSAEAIHAALGRVDRPAVPDATFRKRLSRAYERLRAAFRGGELEH, from the coding sequence ATGGCCCGAGCGCACGAAGAAGAGGAGCTCGACACGCTCATGGCGCGGCTCGCTACGGGCGATCGCGCGGCGTTCGATCCTCTCTTTCGTGCGCTCCACCCCCGCGCCGTGAGGTTCGCGCGGGCGCGGGTCGCCCCGTCCGTCGCCGAGGACGCCGCGCAGAGCGCGCTCTTGAAGGTGTTCGCGCGGGCGAGCGAGTTTTCCCCGGGGCGCCCCGTGCTGCCCTGGTTCTATGCCGTGTGCACCAACGAGATTCGCGGGGAGGCGCGGAGGTCCCGCTCGTCGCGGAGCGCGGACGAACGAGAGGCCCACGGGGTGCCGTCGGGCGACGCATCGGCCGAAGAGGCGCTGCTCCGCGCAGAGCTCGAAGCGGCCCTCGCCGTCGCCGTCGAGGAGCTCGATGGCCCGTCGGCCGAGGCGATCCACGCCGCGCTCGGCCGCGTCGACCGGCCGGCCGTGCCGGACGCGACGTTCCGCAAGCGACTATCCCGCGCGTACGAGAGGCTTCGCGCGGCGTTTCGAGGAGGCGAGCTTGAGCACTGA